One Terriglobia bacterium DNA segment encodes these proteins:
- a CDS encoding polysaccharide deacetylase family protein translates to MDKVTEPLILTYHSISAGRPPLATPPPLFTEQMEWLAANARVTSLSDLVEALVGGRTMPPRSVVLTFDDALLDFYSQAAPVLRRLGLPAAVFVPTGHCGRTTRWATQLASVEERPLMSWPQVREMAEQGFILGAHSVSHPMLTEIIPAKAEREIVDSKAELESRIGGPVEFFCYPYGYWNADLREVVKSHYRAACSTTTGVVGRNADVFALPRVDAYYLRRPTMFRNLFSQQMGTYLGLRRMLRRIRGYGQAS, encoded by the coding sequence ATGGACAAAGTCACCGAGCCGCTAATCCTGACCTACCATTCGATCTCCGCGGGACGGCCCCCTTTGGCCACGCCGCCTCCGCTGTTCACCGAGCAGATGGAGTGGCTTGCGGCGAACGCGCGGGTAACGTCGCTGTCCGACTTAGTGGAAGCGCTGGTTGGGGGACGAACCATGCCTCCACGAAGCGTGGTTCTCACATTCGACGACGCTCTCCTGGACTTCTATTCGCAGGCCGCCCCTGTGCTTCGGCGGCTGGGCCTTCCCGCCGCCGTGTTCGTGCCCACAGGACATTGCGGGCGCACAACCCGCTGGGCTACTCAGTTGGCCTCGGTCGAGGAACGGCCCTTGATGTCGTGGCCGCAGGTGCGCGAAATGGCGGAGCAAGGATTCATTCTCGGGGCTCACAGTGTCAGCCATCCGATGCTAACTGAAATCATTCCTGCGAAGGCCGAGCGAGAGATCGTGGACAGCAAGGCCGAACTGGAATCCAGGATCGGGGGGCCAGTCGAGTTTTTCTGTTATCCGTATGGCTACTGGAACGCCGATTTAAGGGAAGTGGTGAAGTCGCACTATCGTGCGGCCTGCTCCACGACAACCGGAGTGGTCGGCCGGAATGCGGATGTATTCGCGCTACCGCGAGTGGACGCTTATTACTTGCGGCGGCCAACGATGTTCCGTAATCTCTTCAGCCAGCAAATGGGAACTTACTTGGGCCTGCGTCGCATGCTTCGCCGGATTCGAGGTTACGGCCAGGCGTCCTAA
- a CDS encoding glycosyltransferase family 4 protein — protein sequence MPRPLRFCHISIFYPPYSFGGDARYVHRLANALARRGHEVDVIHCADSYHALEPTVPATDVPNLPGVTVHTLRSGWGKLSPLLSQQTGGTWLKTRPIREVLLSKKFDVIHYHNISLFGPKVLLLDPDYRDFVKLYTTHEHWLVCPMHVLWKNNERLCDKPACFRCALTYHRPPQWWRYSRLLERCTKAVDTFIAPSEFTRQMHREKGFQREMEVLPHFMPVVESEATSSPHPRPFFLFVGRLEKIKGAQNLLPVFRDYPHADLLIIGTGTYQGELQRQAGSMSNVRFLGALPQEQVHAFYRHAIAVIVPSICYETFGLIMIEAFTERTPAIVHDLAGMRELVEESGAGFSYRSPEELLAAMERLRTDAGLRRDMGEKGYRKFLERWSEEAHLSHYFRIIEETARRKFGRIPWEASERDSTFQPASVGMRDQPL from the coding sequence GTGCCGCGTCCTCTTAGGTTCTGCCACATCTCGATCTTCTACCCCCCGTACAGCTTCGGCGGTGACGCCAGGTACGTGCACCGGTTGGCCAACGCGCTGGCGCGGCGCGGGCATGAGGTGGACGTGATCCATTGCGCCGATTCCTACCACGCCCTGGAGCCGACCGTGCCGGCGACTGACGTTCCCAACCTACCTGGGGTGACAGTGCATACGCTGCGCAGCGGCTGGGGGAAGCTCTCGCCGTTGCTCTCGCAGCAGACCGGCGGCACGTGGCTGAAGACGCGGCCGATCCGGGAGGTCTTGCTGAGCAAGAAGTTTGACGTGATCCATTATCACAACATTTCCTTGTTTGGGCCCAAGGTCCTGCTGCTCGACCCCGACTACCGGGACTTCGTCAAACTGTACACCACGCACGAACATTGGCTGGTGTGCCCCATGCACGTGCTGTGGAAGAACAATGAGCGCCTATGTGATAAGCCGGCGTGCTTCCGCTGCGCGCTCACCTACCACCGGCCCCCGCAATGGTGGCGCTATAGCCGTTTGTTGGAGCGGTGCACCAAGGCGGTGGATACGTTCATAGCCCCCAGCGAGTTCACACGGCAAATGCACCGGGAGAAAGGGTTCCAGCGGGAGATGGAGGTCCTTCCCCATTTCATGCCCGTGGTTGAGAGCGAGGCAACTTCCTCGCCACACCCCAGGCCGTTCTTCCTCTTCGTGGGACGGCTGGAAAAGATCAAAGGCGCGCAGAACCTGTTGCCGGTCTTTCGTGACTACCCACACGCCGATCTGCTGATCATTGGCACTGGAACGTACCAGGGGGAACTGCAACGGCAGGCCGGTTCGATGTCGAACGTGCGGTTTCTGGGCGCGCTGCCGCAGGAGCAGGTGCACGCCTTCTATCGCCACGCCATCGCGGTGATCGTGCCCTCCATCTGCTACGAGACCTTCGGGTTGATCATGATCGAAGCTTTTACCGAGCGTACTCCGGCGATCGTGCACGACCTGGCGGGAATGAGGGAACTGGTGGAAGAGAGCGGAGCCGGGTTTAGCTATCGCTCCCCGGAGGAACTCCTTGCGGCCATGGAGCGCCTGCGCACGGATGCCGGGTTGCGGCGCGACATGGGGGAGAAAGGCTACCGCAAGTTCCTGGAGCGCTGGAGCGAGGAGGCACACCTGAGCCATTATTTCCGCATCATCGAGGAAACCGCCCGACGGAAGTTTGGGCGGATTCCCTGGGAGGCCAGCGAGCGGGACTCAACGTTTCAGCCAGCTTCGGTGGGGATGCGAGACCAGCCGCTCTAG
- a CDS encoding glycosyltransferase family 4 protein, with the protein MRIGVDATCWLNRRGYGRFTRALLSAALQLDRRNEYVFFVDGESEEFPFPPAVTVTRVESDVPTVQAAGAQGRRSLRSMWSMSRALSSKKLDLVFFPSVYSYVPLTTRAPKLVTVHDVIAEMFPSLVFPTRRSKFFWWAKVKAACIQARLVLTVSDYSLQCLAQQLKIPVSRMRVVSEASDPAFRRLQGQDRGALFCRLRIPESARLLTYLGGFSPHKNLSLLVDVFRELQGRPEFSAVYLVLVGDYQGDVFYSCYKQLLHQVREYGLQERVVFTGYLGDEEVVQLLNLSEALLLPSFCEGFGLPAVEAAACGTPAVVTTRSPLPELLGEGAIAVDPLDRAGWQEAITRILSDPRKRELMRSAGLTAARQLSWENSARQLLSAFEEVVSPSAASS; encoded by the coding sequence ATGCGCATTGGCGTCGATGCAACCTGCTGGTTGAATCGCCGGGGTTACGGTCGCTTCACGCGGGCGCTACTTAGCGCCGCACTGCAACTGGACCGCCGCAATGAATACGTCTTCTTCGTGGATGGCGAGTCCGAGGAGTTCCCCTTCCCGCCTGCGGTGACGGTGACGCGGGTAGAAAGCGACGTGCCCACGGTGCAGGCTGCCGGAGCGCAGGGACGGCGTTCGCTGCGCAGCATGTGGAGCATGAGCCGTGCCCTCAGTTCGAAAAAGTTGGACCTGGTTTTCTTTCCCTCGGTGTACAGCTACGTGCCCCTGACCACTCGCGCCCCCAAGCTGGTGACCGTGCACGATGTGATCGCGGAGATGTTCCCCAGCCTGGTGTTCCCGACGCGCCGCTCCAAGTTCTTCTGGTGGGCCAAGGTGAAGGCCGCATGCATTCAAGCACGGCTGGTGCTGACGGTGTCCGACTATTCGCTGCAGTGTCTCGCCCAGCAACTGAAGATACCGGTCTCGCGGATGCGGGTGGTGTCCGAAGCGAGCGACCCGGCGTTCCGCCGGCTGCAGGGCCAGGACCGGGGTGCCTTGTTTTGCCGGCTGCGGATCCCCGAAAGCGCACGACTTCTCACCTACCTCGGAGGATTCAGCCCGCACAAGAACCTGAGTCTGCTGGTGGATGTGTTTCGCGAACTGCAAGGCCGGCCGGAGTTCTCCGCCGTGTACCTCGTGCTGGTGGGAGACTACCAGGGAGACGTATTCTATTCCTGCTATAAACAGCTCCTGCACCAGGTGCGCGAGTATGGGCTGCAAGAGCGAGTCGTGTTCACTGGTTACCTGGGCGACGAGGAAGTGGTGCAACTGCTGAACCTATCAGAAGCGCTGCTGCTGCCGTCGTTCTGCGAGGGGTTCGGGCTGCCGGCGGTGGAAGCTGCGGCCTGCGGCACACCGGCGGTGGTAACGACCCGAAGTCCTCTGCCCGAATTGTTGGGCGAGGGGGCTATTGCAGTCGACCCGCTGGATCGCGCCGGATGGCAAGAGGCCATCACCCGCATCCTTTCGGACCCACGAAAGCGCGAGCTGATGCGGAGCGCTGGGTTGACTGCCGCGCGGCAGCTCTCCTGGGAGAACTCCGCACGGCAACTGCTTTCCGCCTTTGAGGAGGTGGTCAGCCCCAGTGCCGCGTCCTCTTAG
- a CDS encoding glycosyltransferase, whose protein sequence is MSVIVPVHNGRMQLSRCLEGLQQSSYRDFELLVVDDCSTDNTPEIVERYGVRYLRTPSNMGPGGARNLGVEQAAADIVVFVDADVVVAPDALQRIYDDFARDPELAAVFGSYDDAPAWPDFVSQYKNLSHHYYHQIASEQAETFWAGCGAVRKHIFQQFGGFNAKKYRRPSVEDIELGFRITRSGLRIRLDKKVLAQHLKRWSLSGMLRADILCRAVPWTQLILETKHVPKDLNLRTSSRLSGVLVGLLVVAIAVLPVSLAFAKPATLTWYLLPVLAGLMALLLALNWHMYGWFAKRRGLAFAAGAVVLHWLYYFYSSLAFGICMLAHQLREFFPQQTTLPIRSNGQD, encoded by the coding sequence TTGAGTGTCATCGTGCCGGTGCACAACGGCCGGATGCAGTTGTCGCGCTGCCTGGAAGGCCTGCAACAGTCCAGCTACCGGGATTTTGAGCTTCTCGTGGTAGATGATTGCTCGACCGACAACACCCCCGAGATCGTGGAACGCTACGGAGTGCGCTACCTCCGCACCCCCTCCAACATGGGACCCGGCGGCGCTCGCAACTTGGGGGTGGAACAGGCGGCCGCGGACATCGTGGTATTCGTGGATGCCGACGTCGTGGTTGCGCCCGATGCCCTGCAACGCATCTATGACGACTTTGCGCGCGATCCCGAACTCGCGGCCGTCTTCGGCTCCTACGACGACGCTCCTGCCTGGCCCGACTTTGTTTCGCAGTACAAAAACCTCAGTCACCACTATTACCACCAGATCGCCAGTGAGCAAGCGGAGACGTTCTGGGCGGGCTGCGGCGCGGTGCGCAAGCACATCTTCCAGCAGTTCGGTGGATTCAATGCCAAGAAGTATCGCCGCCCCTCGGTGGAGGACATCGAACTGGGATTCCGCATCACGAGGAGCGGCCTGCGGATCCGGCTGGACAAGAAAGTGCTGGCCCAACACCTGAAGAGATGGTCGCTTTCCGGAATGCTGCGCGCCGACATCCTGTGCCGTGCCGTTCCCTGGACGCAACTGATCCTGGAAACAAAACACGTGCCCAAAGATCTGAATCTCCGCACCTCCTCGCGTCTGAGCGGGGTACTGGTGGGATTGTTGGTGGTGGCCATAGCCGTGCTGCCTGTGAGCCTGGCATTTGCGAAGCCGGCAACTCTCACCTGGTACCTGCTGCCCGTGCTGGCGGGCCTGATGGCGCTGCTGCTGGCTTTGAACTGGCACATGTATGGCTGGTTCGCGAAGCGACGAGGGTTGGCATTCGCGGCCGGCGCGGTGGTGTTGCACTGGCTGTACTACTTCTATAGCAGTCTGGCTTTTGGGATCTGCATGCTGGCCCACCAGCTAAGAGAATTCTTTCCTCAGCAGACGACTCTTCCGATACGATCAAACGGCCAGGACTAG